Proteins from a single region of Ziziphus jujuba cultivar Dongzao chromosome 1, ASM3175591v1:
- the LOC107410825 gene encoding senescence-specific cysteine protease SAG39-like has protein sequence MAMTHGRSSIFLALVVLGVWASQAKCRTLNEVSMSERHEQWMARYGRTYENNAEKERRFKIFKDNVEFIENFNNAGNRPYKLSVNEYADQTNEEFQASRNGYKRSSNSKSSQTSFRYEDVSAVPSSIDWRKKGAVTPIKDQGQCGCCWAFSAVAATEGITQLKTGKLISLSEQELVDCDTSGEDQGCEGGLMDDAFEFIIQKEGLATEANYPYKGVDGTCNTNKEASPAAKITGYEDVPANSEKALLKAVANQPVSVAIDASGSAFQFYSSGVFTGECGTALDHGVTAVGYGKADDGTKYWLVKNSWGTSWGENGYIRMQRDVDANEGLCGIAMEASYPTA, from the exons atggcTATGACACACGGAAGGTCCTCAATTTTTCTAGCACTTGTAGTTTTAGGAGTGTGGGCTTCTCAAGCCAAGTGCCGCACATTGAATGAAGTTTCCATGTCAGAGAGACATGAGCAGTGGATGGCTCGCTATGGGCGCACGTACGAGAACAATGCTGAGAAGGAAAGGCGTTTTAAGATATTCAAGGACAATGTGGAGTTCATTGAGAATTTTAACAATGCTGGCAATCGGCCTTACAAGCTAAGTGTCAATGAATATGCAGACCAAACCAATGAAGAATTCCAAGCCTCTCGCAATGGATACAAAAgatcctccaattccaagtcaTCTCAAACATCGTTTAGATACGAAGATGTGAGTGCAGTTCCATCCAGCATAGATTGGAGGAAGAAAGGAGCTGTCACCCCCATCAAGGACCAGGGTCAATGTG GATGTTGCTGGGCATTTTCCGCAGTGGCAGCCACAGAAGGAATTACACAGCTGAAAACTGGGAAATTGATATCTCTTTCTGAGCAAGAATTAGTGGACTGCGACACCAGCGGTGAAGATCAAGGTTGCGAGGGGGGTCTCATGGACGACGCTTTTGAGTTTATCATTCAAAAGGAAGGACTTGCCACAGAAGCAAACTATCCTTACAAAGGAGTTGATGGTACTTGTAACACCAATAAAGAGGCTTCCCCTGCCGCCAAAATCACCGGCTATGAAGATGTTCCAGCAAATAGCGAGAAGGCGTTGTTAAAGGCGGTAGCTAATCAACCAGTCTCGGTTGCAATCGATGCCAGTGGATCGGCCTTCCAGTTCTACTCGAGCGGGGTATTCACTGGAGAATGTGGAACAGCTCTGGATCATGGTGTGACAGCCGTTGGATATGGGAAGGCAGATGATGGAACGAAGTATTGGTTGGTGAAGAATTCATGGGGCACTTCATGGGGTGAGAATGGATACATTAGAATGCAGAGAGATGTTGATGCTAATGAAGGTCTTTGTGGCATTGCCATGGAAGCTTCCTATCCAACTGCTTGA
- the LOC107410984 gene encoding ervatamin-B-like, with protein MGFTTLVVIAIFMVLGNWASQASSRTLHDEVTVKNMHEQWAQKYGRTYADDAEKEKRFKIFRDNADFVEKFNNKGNRTYKLGIDNVFADLTSQEFLTYYTGFRPTHFPKSSAGTKSFRYANLTNVSDTVDWREQGAVNEIKNQRECGCCWAFSVVAAIEGITKIKTGKLVSLSEQQLVDCDKKNEGCNGGMMDTAFEYIKENGGISSEEDYPYQGRDGDCDSQKAREKTATISGYEDVTQNNEEDLRKAVNQQPVSVGIAVGDEFQFYESGVFTGGCGERMNHAVTLIGYGYSDEDGMKYWLVRNSWGTSWGESGYMKLQREAGQPEGLCGIASAASYPII; from the exons ATGGGTTTCACAACATTGGTGGTCATTGCCATTTTCATGGTATTGGGGAATTGGGCATCCCAAGCCAGTTCCCGCACTTTGCATGATGAAGTTACCGTCAAGAACATGCATGAGCAATGGGCACAAAAGTACGGACGCACCTATGCGGACGATGCTGAGAAGGAAAAGCGTTTCAAGATATTTCGGGACAATGCTGATTTCGTCGAAAAGTTCAACAACAAAGGCAATCGCACCTACAAATTGGGCATCGATAATGTGTTTGCTGACTTGACGTCCCAAGAATTCCTCACATATTATACTGGATTCAGGCCTACCCACTTCCCCAAGTCATCGGCCGGAACTAAATCTTTCAGGTATGCAAATCTCACCAATGTTTCAGATACCGTTGACTGGAGGGAGCAAGGAGCTGTGAATGAGATAAAGAACCAACGTGAATGtg GATGTTGCTGGGCATTTTCGGTCGTGGCAGCGATTGAAGGCATTACCAAAATCAAAACTGGCAAGCTGGTTTCATTGTCCGAGCAGCAACTGGTTGACTGTGACAAGAAGAATGAAGGTTGCAATGGCGGTATGATGGATACAGCGTTCGAATATATAAAAGAGAACGGAGGTATAAGCAGCGAAGAGGATTACCCATACCAGGGAAGGGATGGAGATTGTGACTCTCAGAAAGCAAGAGAGAAAACTGCAACGATCTCTGGCTATGAAGATGTTACTCAGAATAACGAGGAGGATTTACGCAAGGCCGTAAATCAGCAACCTGTCTCGGTTGGCATTGCTGTTGGAGACGAATTTCAATTTTATGAGAGCGGTGTGTTTACCGGAGGGTGTGGAGAACGTATGAACCATGCTGTGACATTGATAGGGTATGGGTATAGTGATGAAGATGGAATGAAATACTGGTTGGTCAGGAACTCTTGGGGAACGTCATGGGGTGAATCGGGCTATATGAAACTTCAGAGAGAAGCTGGTCAACCTGAAGGTCTTTGTGGCATTGCCTCCGCGGCTTCCTATCCAATTATCTAA